A genomic segment from Canis aureus isolate CA01 chromosome 4, VMU_Caureus_v.1.0, whole genome shotgun sequence encodes:
- the NTPCR gene encoding cancer-related nucleoside-triphosphatase isoform X3 gives MRGVLSRIGSEPPPGKRECRVGQYVVDLTSFELLALPVLRNAGSSSGPGQRVCVIDEIGKMELFSQPFIQAVRQTLSTPGTVVLGTIPIPKGKPLALVEEIRNRNDVQVFSYFNLTGSSMLPSGSMDSYSYTSERRSVSLWIQGHQGKQKPPFARYCDVCAKQQQVKMVCVPVSCTSGCAGSHQASSVPCLSRIHAFRLMKPYGLFQRKPDSCFP, from the exons GTCAGAGCCTCCGCCTGGAAAACGTGAATGCCGAGTCGGACAGTATGTGGTGGATCTGACTTCCTTTGAGCTCTTGGCACTTCCAGTCTTGAGGAAT GCAGGTTCCAGCAGTGGCCCAGGGCAGAGGGTGTGTGTCATCGATGAGATTGGGAAGATGGAGCTCTTCAGTCAACCTTTTATCCAGGCTGTTCGTCAGACGCTGTCCACCCCAGGGACTGTAGTCCTGGGTACGATCCCAATACCTAAAGGAAAACCGCTGGCCCTCGTGGAAGAAATCAGGAACAGAAACGATGTTCAGGTGTTCAGT tATTTTAATCTCACCGGGAGTTCGATGCTGCCCTCTGGGTCCATGGACTCCTACAGTTACACGAGTGAGAGAAGGTCTGTCAGCCTCTGGATCCAAG GTCaccaaggaaaacagaaaccaccTTTTGCCAGATATTGTGACGTGTGTGCAAAGCAGCAGCAAGTGAAGATGGTTTGTGTTCCTGTTTCGTGCACTTCAGGATGCGCTGGTTCACACCAAGCCTCATCAGTGCCCTGCCTGTCAAGGATTCATGCCTTCAGGCTTATGAAACCTTATGGGCTTTTCCAGAGAAAGCCTGACAGCTGTTttccataa